One window of the Xiphophorus couchianus chromosome 12, X_couchianus-1.0, whole genome shotgun sequence genome contains the following:
- the kgd4 gene encoding alpha-ketoglutarate dehydrogenase component 4 — MGSKVSSKMAAPTARVIQAVRPHAPLIKFPNRQDVPRPNVQEALKLLGLNVPQHNAPSSASTSSRPQVPLTPTLGTPDSLASVQQLPARYRRRPLTLDEMDYIQRGGPE, encoded by the exons ATGGGGAGCAAAGTCAGCTCCAAAATGGCAGCTCCTACCGCTAGAGTAATTCAG GCTGTTCGGCCACATGCTCCTTTAATCAAGTTCCCAAACAGACAGGATGTACCAAGGCCCAATG tcCAAGAGGCATTGAAACTGCTCGGTCTTAACGTTCCACAACACAACGCCCCCAGTTCAGCCTCAACGTCGTCCAGACCTCAAGTACCTTTGACTCCCACCCTGGGAACGCCGGACTCACTGGCCTCTGTTCAGCAGCTTCCCGCCAGGTACCGCAGGAGACCGTTAACTCTGGATGAAATGGACTACATCCAG CGTGGTGGACCAGAGTGA
- the LOC114154708 gene encoding betaine--homocysteine S-methyltransferase 1: MAPTKKGILERLDAGEIVIGDGGFVFALEKRGYVKAGPWTPEAAAEHPEAVRQLHREFLRAGANVMQTFTFYASDDKLENRGNKLALTGAQINEAACDLAREVANEGDALVAGGVSQTPSYLSCKSDQEVKAIFKKQLDVFTKKNVDFLIAEYFEHVEEAVWAVEVLKESGKPVAATLCIGPEGDMHGNSPGDCAAKLVKAGAQIVGVNCHFDPLTCVKTVKMMKEGVEKAGLKAHYMVQPLAYHTPDCNCQGFIDLPEFPFALEPRILTRWDMHQYAREAYNAGIHYIGGCCGYEPYHIRAVSEELAPERGFLPAASEKHGLWGAGLEMHTKPWVRARARRDYWENLKPASGRPLCPSMSAPDSWGVTRGHADLMQQKEATTKDQLKQLFGRSKDH, translated from the exons ATGGCACCGACAAAGAAG GGTATCTTGGAGCGTCTTGACGCTGGAGAGATTGTGATCGGGGATGGAGGGTTTGTGTTTGCCCTGGAGAAGAGAGGATACGTCAAGGCTGGGCCCTGGACCCCTGAGGCTGCTGCAGAGCACCCAGAAGCTG TGCGTCAGCTGCACAGGGAGTTTCTGCGGGCTGGAGCCAACGTCATGCAGACCTTCACTTTCTATGCCAGTGATGACAAGTTGGAGAACAGAGGCAACAAGCTCGCCCTCACT GGAGCTCAGATCAACGAGGCCGCCTGCGATCTGGCCCGGGAAGTCGCCAATGAGGGCGACGCTCTGGTGGCCGGAGGAGTGTCCCAGACTCCATCCTACCTGAGCTGTAAGAGCGACCAGGAGGTGAAAGCCATCTTCAAGAAACAACTGGACGTGTTCACTAAGAAGAATGTTGACTTCCTCATTGCTGAG TACTTTGAGCATGTTGAAGAGGCTGTGTGGGCAGTGGAGGTCCTGAAGGAGTCGGGAAAGCCTGTGGCGGCCACTCTGTGCATCGGACCTGAGGGAGACATGCACGGCAACTCACCTGGAGACTGTGCCGCCAAGCTCGTTAAAGCCG GTGCCCAGATTGTGGGAGTCAACTGCCACTTTGACCCCTTGACCTGTGTAAAGACTGTGAAGATGATGAAGGAGGGAGTGGAGAAGGCCGGGCTGAAGGCTCACTACATGGTGCAGCCACTGGCGTACCATACTCCCGACTGCAACTGTCAGGGATTCATCGATCTGCCTGAATTCCCCTTTG CCCTGGAGCCCAGAATCCTGACCCGCTGGGACATGCACCAGTACGCCAGGGAGGCCTACAATGCTGGCATCCACTACATCGGAGGCTGCTGTGGCTATGAGCCTTATCACATCAGGGCTGTGTCAGAGGAGCTGGCCCCAGAGAGGGGCTTCCTCCCTGCTGCATCAGAGAAACATGGATTGTGGGGTGCTGGTCTGGAGATGCACACCAAACCCTGGGTCAGAGCCAG AGCCCGCCGTGATTACTGGGAGAACCTGAAGCCAGCCTCTGGCCGCCCTTTGTGTCCATCCATGTCGGCCCCAGACTCCTGGGGTGTTACCAGGGGCCACGCTGATCTAATGCAGCAGAAAGAGGCCACCACCAAGGACCAACTCAAACAGCTGTTTGGCAGGTCAAAGGACCACTGA
- the LOC114154707 gene encoding betaine--homocysteine S-methyltransferase 1-like isoform X2 — MAPTKKGILERLNAGEIVIGDGGFVLALEKRGYVKAGPWTPEATVTHPEAVRQLHREFLRAGANVMQAFTFYASDDKLENRGQALKITGAQINEAACDLAREVAKEGDALVAGGVAQTPSYLSCKSETEVKAIFKKQLDVFVKKNVDFLIAEYFEHVEEAGWAVQVLKTSGKPVAASLCIGPEGDMHGVSPAECAIRLVKAGAQIVGVNCHFDPLTCVKAVKMMKEGVEKAGLKAHYMVQPLAYHTPDCNCQGFIDLPEFPFALEPRILTRWDMHQYAREAYNAGIHYIGGCCGYEPYHIRAVSEELAPERGFLPAASEKHGLWGAGLEMHTKPWVRAR; from the exons ATGGCACCAACCAAGAAG GGGATCCTGGAGCGTCTGAATGCCGGAGAGATTGTAATCGGTGATGGAGGTTTTGTGTTAGCTCTGGAGAAGCGGGGCTACGTGAAAGCTGGGCCATGGACTCCGGAGGCTACTGTCACTCACCCTGAAGCTG TGCGACAGCTGCACAGGGAGTTCCTCAGGGCGGGAGCCAACGTCATGCAGGCCTTCACATTCTACGCCAGCGATGACAAACTGGAGAACAGGGGTCAGGCACTGAAAATCACT ggAGCACAAATCAACGAGGCTGCTTGTGACCTGGCGAGGGAAGTTGCCAAGGAAGGAGACGCACTGGTAGCTGGAGGAGTGGCCCAGACTCCGTCCTACCTGAGCTGCAAGAGTGAGACGGAAGTGAAAGCCATCTTTAAGAAACAGCTGGACGTGTTTGTCAAAAAGAATGTGGACTTCCTGATTGCCGAG TACTTTGAGCATGTGGAGGAAGCAGGGTGGGCTGTTCAGGTGCTGAAGACCAGCGGGAAGCCAGTGGCCGCCTCTCTGTGCATCGGACCAGAGGGAGACATGCACGGCGTCTCACCCGCAGAGTGTGCCATCCGGCTGGTGAAAGCTG GTGCCCAGATTGTGGGAGTCAACTGCCACTTTGACCCCCTGACCTGTGTGAAGGCTGTTAAGATGATGAAGGAGGGAGTGGAGAAGGCCGGGCTGAAGGCTCACTACATGGTGCAGCCGCTGGCGTACCATACTCCCGACTGCAACTGTCAGGGATTCATCGATCTGCCTGAATTCCCCTTTG CCCTGGAGCCCAGAATCCTGACCCGCTGGGACATGCATCAGTACGCCAGGGAGGCCTACAATGCTGGCATCCACTACATCGGAGGCTGCTGTGGCTATGAGCCTTATCACATCAGGGCTGTGTCAGAGGAGCTGGCCCCAGAGAGGGGCTTCCTCCCTGCTGCATCAGAGAAACATGGATTGTGGGGTGCTGGTCTGGAGATGCACACCAAACCCTGGGTCAGAGCCAG GTAA
- the LOC114154707 gene encoding betaine--homocysteine S-methyltransferase 1-like isoform X1 translates to MAPTKKGILERLNAGEIVIGDGGFVLALEKRGYVKAGPWTPEATVTHPEAVRQLHREFLRAGANVMQAFTFYASDDKLENRGQALKITGAQINEAACDLAREVAKEGDALVAGGVAQTPSYLSCKSETEVKAIFKKQLDVFVKKNVDFLIAEYFEHVEEAGWAVQVLKTSGKPVAASLCIGPEGDMHGVSPAECAIRLVKAGAQIVGVNCHFDPLTCVKAVKMMKEGVEKAGLKAHYMVQPLAYHTPDCNCQGFIDLPEFPFALEPRILTRWDMHQYAREAYNAGIHYIGGCCGYEPYHIRAVSEELAPERGFLPAASEKHGLWGAGLEMHTKPWVRARSRREYWENIRPASGRPKCPSLSTPESWGVTKGHSDLLQHKEATSTQEMKHVLEKQKKVKTSA, encoded by the exons ATGGCACCAACCAAGAAG GGGATCCTGGAGCGTCTGAATGCCGGAGAGATTGTAATCGGTGATGGAGGTTTTGTGTTAGCTCTGGAGAAGCGGGGCTACGTGAAAGCTGGGCCATGGACTCCGGAGGCTACTGTCACTCACCCTGAAGCTG TGCGACAGCTGCACAGGGAGTTCCTCAGGGCGGGAGCCAACGTCATGCAGGCCTTCACATTCTACGCCAGCGATGACAAACTGGAGAACAGGGGTCAGGCACTGAAAATCACT ggAGCACAAATCAACGAGGCTGCTTGTGACCTGGCGAGGGAAGTTGCCAAGGAAGGAGACGCACTGGTAGCTGGAGGAGTGGCCCAGACTCCGTCCTACCTGAGCTGCAAGAGTGAGACGGAAGTGAAAGCCATCTTTAAGAAACAGCTGGACGTGTTTGTCAAAAAGAATGTGGACTTCCTGATTGCCGAG TACTTTGAGCATGTGGAGGAAGCAGGGTGGGCTGTTCAGGTGCTGAAGACCAGCGGGAAGCCAGTGGCCGCCTCTCTGTGCATCGGACCAGAGGGAGACATGCACGGCGTCTCACCCGCAGAGTGTGCCATCCGGCTGGTGAAAGCTG GTGCCCAGATTGTGGGAGTCAACTGCCACTTTGACCCCCTGACCTGTGTGAAGGCTGTTAAGATGATGAAGGAGGGAGTGGAGAAGGCCGGGCTGAAGGCTCACTACATGGTGCAGCCGCTGGCGTACCATACTCCCGACTGCAACTGTCAGGGATTCATCGATCTGCCTGAATTCCCCTTTG CCCTGGAGCCCAGAATCCTGACCCGCTGGGACATGCATCAGTACGCCAGGGAGGCCTACAATGCTGGCATCCACTACATCGGAGGCTGCTGTGGCTATGAGCCTTATCACATCAGGGCTGTGTCAGAGGAGCTGGCCCCAGAGAGGGGCTTCCTCCCTGCTGCATCAGAGAAACATGGATTGTGGGGTGCTGGTCTGGAGATGCACACCAAACCCTGGGTCAGAGCCAG GTCCCGACGCGAATACTGGGAAAACATCCGACCTGCATCTGGTCGTCCCAAGTGCCCGTCATTATCCACACCGGAGAGCTGGGGAGTGACCAAGGGCCACAGTgacctgctgcagcacaaagagGCAACTAGCACCCAGGAAATGAAGCACGTGctggagaagcagaagaagGTCAAAACGTCTGCATGA